A genomic window from Anoplolepis gracilipes chromosome 6, ASM4749672v1, whole genome shotgun sequence includes:
- the Plekhm1 gene encoding uncharacterized protein Plekhm1 — translation MNSLLKTVNSIAGNKRNLLVRDSLQKQLNTSVMEMQSAPRIADDDDVVGNCDETMTLCSVLEAIFLHGLKDSLLNRVTEALSGPDFDAMPQPSFWGPLLVFSHRQIIDQIQALSQVTTEVGYCRAWIRLALNEGLLASYFCSIRRDNSALKPYYNRSAYIRDIDLVEVAQRLIESLDYVRFELACNSSLLNFWSSTPLLIAGIWSPPMKSCPVFSAVDIAKTITTELTDNFDEVETASSIGSSIGIGSFTSSQSMFNNVASISEDEALKIILANKKSDNIVQHLHNNSVDTVVDRTQEGRVTQQLRSNSEDTVIKNQMKDKQEVKEVQQMSNGDAGKENADNIAADMEDQALQDTLRGNDIINDTTASAIGNSLIGKLGWSTSFEDCQSSLTSSMISHGSAKDAPRTPGDGPTYDALIQSYQTAGNNTVSDLQEFFKKYPKRKETVEEGSKVQPEPKVVINFEEQLGNIPREKGLDVQNYSCFDCGEPVGMTFSKAHVCSYSGNYYCSKCMAEEQYLIPSRMIHNWDLKQYQISRKAAAYLTDKPALLDLKILNPKIYMAVDTMAQLQSLRIQLNLLRAYLFTCREPIIESLQKKVAPRDYLYEHVHQYSVLDLLDVPNGILAQQLQKVVEFARNHVINCWLCSQKGFICEVCNNTKVIYPFDMESTFRCGACNAVFHTDCLNASKPCPKCERRRKRMDMPLLDMGCTDLPHNSVSSTPIDT, via the exons ATGAATTCGCTGCTGAAGACGGTCAACTCTATAGCGGGCAACAAGAGGAACCTGTTAGTCAGGGATTCCCTGCAAAAACAGCTCAACACGAGCGTCATGGAGATGCAGAGCGCGCCAAGGAttgccgacgacgacgacgttgTCGGCAACTGCGACGAGACCATGACCCTATGCTCGGTACTCGAGGCCATCTTTCTGCATGGTTTGAAGGACAGTCTGTTAAATCGAGTAACGGAGGCTCTCAGCGGTCCCGACTTCGACGCTATGCCACAGCCAAGCTTTTGGGGCCCGCTGCTTGTCTTTTCTCACCGTCAGATCATAGACCAGATACAAGCGTTGAGTCAGGTTACCACAGAGGTCGGATATTGTCGCGCTTGGATACGATTGGCATTGAACGAAGGTCTATTAGCTAGCTACTTTTGTTCCATAAGGAGGGACAATTCGGCTTTGAAGCCATACTACAATCGTTCAGCTTACATCAGGGATATAGATCTTGTTGAAGTTGCACAAAGATTAATAGAAAGCTTGGATTATGTGCGATTCGAGTTGGCTTGTAATAGTAGTCTTTTAAACTTTTGGTCCAGTACTCCCTTATTGATAGCTGGCATTTGGTCGCCACCAATGAAGTCTTGTCCCGTGTTTAGTGCGGTAGATATAGCGAAAACTATAACCACCGAATTGACTGATAACTTTGACGAAGTAGAAACTGCAAGTTCTATCGGTAGTTCAATTGGAATAGGGTCATTCACTTCCTCGCAATCAATGTTTAATAATGTAGCATCTATCAGTGAGGACGAGGcactgaaaataattttagctaataaaaaatctgataatATTGTCCAACATTTGCACAACAATTCTGTGGATACTGTAGTAGACAGAACGCAGGAAGGCAGGGTGACTCAACAGTTACGCAGTAATTCTGAAGATACTGTGATAAAAAACCAAATGAAAGATAAACAAGAGGTCAAGGAAGTACAACAAATGTCAAATGGTGATGCAGGAAAAGAGAATGCAGATAATATTGCTGCTGATATGGAGGATCAAGCGTTACAAGATACTTTGAGAGGCAATGATATCATTAATGATACCACTGCATCCGCTATAGGAAATTCATTAATAGGAAAATTAGGATGGTCGACGTCATTTGAAGATTGCCAGTCTTCTTTAACTTCGTCTATGATATCTCACGGATCTGCAAAGGATGCCCCTCGTACACCTGGCGATGGTCCTACATACGACGCGCTTATCCAAAGTTACCAAACTGCGGGAAATAATACAGTGTCAGATCTGCaagaattctttaaaaaatatccaaaaaGAAAGGAGACTGTTGAAGAAGGATCTAAAGTTCAACCCGAGCCAAAG gttgtgataaattttgaagaaCAATTAGGTAATATCCCAAGGGAAAAAGGTTTAGATGTTCAAAATTACAGTTGTTTTGATTGCGGTGAGCCAGTCGGTATGACCTTTTCCAAAGCGCACGTATGTTCGTATTCGGGCAATTATTACTGTTCAAAGTGCATGGCGGAGGAACAATATCTCATACCGTCGCGTATGATTCACAACTGGGATTTGAAACAGTATCAAATTAGCCGAAAAGCCGCTGCATATTTAACAGACAAGCCGGCCCTATTGGACTTGAAGATCCTGAACCCAAAAATTTACATGGCTGTAGACACTATGGCTCAATTGCAATCCTTACGTATTCAGTTAAACCTGTTGAGAGCGTATCTATTCACATGTCGTGAACCCATCATCGAGTCCTTGCAAAAAAAGGTCGCTCCTAGAGACTATTTGTACGAACATGTTCATCAATATTCCGTTTTAGACCTTCTTGACGTACCCAATGGAATTCTCGCGCAACAACTTCAAAAAGTAGTTGAGTTTGCAAGGAATCATGTAATCAATTGTTGGCTCTGCAGTCAGAAAGGTTTTATATGCGAAGTctgtaataatacaaaagtCATTTATCCCTTTGATATGGAATCTACATTTCGG TGCGGGGCGTGTAATGCCGTATTTCATACAGACTGTTTAAACGCAAGTAAACCGTGCCCAAAGTGCGAACGCAGACGTAAACGAATGGACATGCCTCTTTTAGATATGGGATGTACAGACCTACCGCATAACAGTGTATCTTCCACTCCAATTGACACATGA
- the Sas-6 gene encoding spindle assembly abnormal protein 6 homolog isoform X2 gives MNYLNSIAGGTTTVDSGLQLNNVEILYTKVQRIYIKPQHKEERQRDLRVNVEIHAGISPVCRKSLCVLLADDDDPCFLYSLFITEEDFKVLKAQQGLLVDFDNFATQLICLLEQCHIPGTSVSKTPPKFLLLLAEETGDWNFKLVETNNFKHLCHLSLNISPASDSDLKTHMAMKIKQLKENVLQQSRDAVGLETRLNDLTSKLEAKAKELEHLEQKYLTEKSQIQINSSQQISIEKDRLAQARLEWQRQNEKEKMEIEQRHAETVKQLHTEVAELRTQNITFKDKQSFLEATNTEQVKQLQNLEKELNIAQRDLAQLKKQNSKLDVDYHDKDKAVNNLRTKVAVLEQELKDKTVIINKHMEMLKSGKEQKQHLEDLLTEKDSQLQRKQNSLRGLSDELVKANEILTKLQNELASTKSKLKLRTSIALEQERLLDSKQKEVGQLENKMEGLIRDSKDAKNEVTNLKEQVKTLQHQLEEKEKTIKNNDNVISWLNRRLADNQSPLQSATTPAPVLIPSTVPLTLPRTNKLFPNRYETRTPAPNTTQSNTLSGLMKNPIVQNPNIHQTTRTTARSMGVGVTENSVGLTTFNKSPLISSTSTPMERFNTLNKVSGNPPASTSAPTIIENNNGPTVISNGTKIKTASVGLQGGLRRAEY, from the exons ATGAATTATTTGAACAGTATAGCAGGCGGCACGACCACCGTCGACTCGGGTTTGCAGCTCAACAATGTCGAAATTCTCTACACGAAGGTACAGAGGATTTACATCAAGCCCCAGCATAAGGAGGAGCGCCAGCGGGATCTCAGAGTCAACGTCGAGATTCACGCTGGCATCAGTCCGGTTTGTCGTAAG AGTTTATGCGTTTTGCTAGCCGATGACGATGATCCTTGTTTcctttattctttattcatcACCGAAGAGGACTTTAAAGTGCTGAAAGCACAGCAGGGTCTCCTGGTTGATTTTGATAACTTTGCCACTCAGTTGATATGCTTGTTGGAGCAATGTCATATTCCGGGTACAAGCGTGTCAAAGACACCACCAAAGTTTCTTTTGCTGTTGGCAGAAGAAACTGGAGATTGGAACTTTAAGCTTgtagaaacaaataatttcaaacatcTTTGCCATTTGAGTTTGAATATATCACCTGCGAGTGACTCTGATTTGAAGACACATATGGCAATGAAGATTAAAcagttaaaagaaaatgtgttGCAACAGAGTAGAGATGCGGTTGGTTTAGAAACTAGATTAAACGATTTAACGAGTAAGCTAGAAGCGAAGGCAAAAGAACTGGAGCATTTGGAGCAAAAATATCTGACTGAAAAAAGCCAGATACAAATTAATTCCTCGCAGCAAATAAGTATAGAAAAGGAcag aTTAGCTCAAGCACGCTTAGAATGGCAACGGCagaatgaaaaggaaaaaatggaaattgaGCAGAGACACGCTGAAACTGTGAAACAGTTACATACAGAAGTTGCCGAATTACGGACACAGAACATAACATTTAAAGATAAGCAATCCTTTTTAGAAGCTACAAATACAGAGCAAGTGAAACAACTGCAGAATCTCGAGAAGGAACTTAATATCGCCCAACGAGATTTGGCACAACTCAAGAAGCAAAACTCGAAATTAGATGTAGATTATCACGACAAAGATAAAGCTGTTAACAACTTGCGTACAAAAGTAGCTGTGCTCGAACAAGAGCTCAAAGACAAAACGGTGATCATTAACAAGCATATGGAAATGCTAAAGTCGGGTAAAGAACAAAAACAGCATTTGGAGGATCTTTTAACCGAGAAGGACAGTCAGTTGCAACGCAAACAAAATTCCTTGAGAGGTTTAAGCGACGAATTGGTAAAAGCCAATgaaattttaactaaattacAAAATGAACTTGCATCAACCAAATCCAAATTGAAATTAAGGACGAGTATAGCGCTCGAACAGGAAAGATTATTAGATAGTAAGCAGAAAGAAGTTGGCcaattggaaaataaaatggaGGGTCTTATCAGGGACAGCAAAGATGCAAAGAACGAAGTAACAAATCTAAAAGAGCAAGTTAAAACGTTGCAACATCAattggaagaaaaagaaaagacgaTAAAAAACAATGATAATG taaTTAGTTGGCTGAATCGTAGACTAGCGGACAATCAGTCGCCTTTACAAAGTGCTACTACGCCAGCTCCAGTTTTAATTCCATCCACCGTTCCGCTAACGTTACCCAggacaaataaattatttcctaaCCGATACGAAACGCGTACACCTGCACCTAATACGACACAGTCTAATACGTTATCGGGATTGATGAAAAATCCGATCGTGCAAAATCCAAATATTCATCAGACCACTCGTACGACAGCTCGATCGATGGGTGTCGGTGTAACGGAAAATTCTGTGGGCTTAACGACCTTCAATAAAAGTCCGTTAATCTCGAGCACCAGCACACCTATGGAGCGCTTTAATACGTTGAATAAAGTGTCGGGAAATCCGCCAGCCTCAACTTCAGCGCCGactataattgaaaataataatggcCCGACGGTGATCTCGAAtggtacaaaaataaaaaccgcAAGTGTCGGTTTGCAGGGTGGATTAAGACGAGCAG agtaTTAG
- the Sas-6 gene encoding spindle assembly abnormal protein 6 homolog isoform X1, protein MNYLNSIAGGTTTVDSGLQLNNVEILYTKVQRIYIKPQHKEERQRDLRVNVEIHAGISPVCRKSLCVLLADDDDPCFLYSLFITEEDFKVLKAQQGLLVDFDNFATQLICLLEQCHIPGTSVSKTPPKFLLLLAEETGDWNFKLVETNNFKHLCHLSLNISPASDSDLKTHMAMKIKQLKENVLQQSRDAVGLETRLNDLTSKLEAKAKELEHLEQKYLTEKSQIQINSSQQISIEKDRLAQARLEWQRQNEKEKMEIEQRHAETVKQLHTEVAELRTQNITFKDKQSFLEATNTEQVKQLQNLEKELNIAQRDLAQLKKQNSKLDVDYHDKDKAVNNLRTKVAVLEQELKDKTVIINKHMEMLKSGKEQKQHLEDLLTEKDSQLQRKQNSLRGLSDELVKANEILTKLQNELASTKSKLKLRTSIALEQERLLDSKQKEVGQLENKMEGLIRDSKDAKNEVTNLKEQVKTLQHQLEEKEKTIKNNDNVISWLNRRLADNQSPLQSATTPAPVLIPSTVPLTLPRTNKLFPNRYETRTPAPNTTQSNTLSGLMKNPIVQNPNIHQTTRTTARSMGVGVTENSVGLTTFNKSPLISSTSTPMERFNTLNKVSGNPPASTSAPTIIENNNGPTVISNGTKIKTASVGLQGGLRRAGLSDKPILPSAYFPKTLH, encoded by the exons ATGAATTATTTGAACAGTATAGCAGGCGGCACGACCACCGTCGACTCGGGTTTGCAGCTCAACAATGTCGAAATTCTCTACACGAAGGTACAGAGGATTTACATCAAGCCCCAGCATAAGGAGGAGCGCCAGCGGGATCTCAGAGTCAACGTCGAGATTCACGCTGGCATCAGTCCGGTTTGTCGTAAG AGTTTATGCGTTTTGCTAGCCGATGACGATGATCCTTGTTTcctttattctttattcatcACCGAAGAGGACTTTAAAGTGCTGAAAGCACAGCAGGGTCTCCTGGTTGATTTTGATAACTTTGCCACTCAGTTGATATGCTTGTTGGAGCAATGTCATATTCCGGGTACAAGCGTGTCAAAGACACCACCAAAGTTTCTTTTGCTGTTGGCAGAAGAAACTGGAGATTGGAACTTTAAGCTTgtagaaacaaataatttcaaacatcTTTGCCATTTGAGTTTGAATATATCACCTGCGAGTGACTCTGATTTGAAGACACATATGGCAATGAAGATTAAAcagttaaaagaaaatgtgttGCAACAGAGTAGAGATGCGGTTGGTTTAGAAACTAGATTAAACGATTTAACGAGTAAGCTAGAAGCGAAGGCAAAAGAACTGGAGCATTTGGAGCAAAAATATCTGACTGAAAAAAGCCAGATACAAATTAATTCCTCGCAGCAAATAAGTATAGAAAAGGAcag aTTAGCTCAAGCACGCTTAGAATGGCAACGGCagaatgaaaaggaaaaaatggaaattgaGCAGAGACACGCTGAAACTGTGAAACAGTTACATACAGAAGTTGCCGAATTACGGACACAGAACATAACATTTAAAGATAAGCAATCCTTTTTAGAAGCTACAAATACAGAGCAAGTGAAACAACTGCAGAATCTCGAGAAGGAACTTAATATCGCCCAACGAGATTTGGCACAACTCAAGAAGCAAAACTCGAAATTAGATGTAGATTATCACGACAAAGATAAAGCTGTTAACAACTTGCGTACAAAAGTAGCTGTGCTCGAACAAGAGCTCAAAGACAAAACGGTGATCATTAACAAGCATATGGAAATGCTAAAGTCGGGTAAAGAACAAAAACAGCATTTGGAGGATCTTTTAACCGAGAAGGACAGTCAGTTGCAACGCAAACAAAATTCCTTGAGAGGTTTAAGCGACGAATTGGTAAAAGCCAATgaaattttaactaaattacAAAATGAACTTGCATCAACCAAATCCAAATTGAAATTAAGGACGAGTATAGCGCTCGAACAGGAAAGATTATTAGATAGTAAGCAGAAAGAAGTTGGCcaattggaaaataaaatggaGGGTCTTATCAGGGACAGCAAAGATGCAAAGAACGAAGTAACAAATCTAAAAGAGCAAGTTAAAACGTTGCAACATCAattggaagaaaaagaaaagacgaTAAAAAACAATGATAATG taaTTAGTTGGCTGAATCGTAGACTAGCGGACAATCAGTCGCCTTTACAAAGTGCTACTACGCCAGCTCCAGTTTTAATTCCATCCACCGTTCCGCTAACGTTACCCAggacaaataaattatttcctaaCCGATACGAAACGCGTACACCTGCACCTAATACGACACAGTCTAATACGTTATCGGGATTGATGAAAAATCCGATCGTGCAAAATCCAAATATTCATCAGACCACTCGTACGACAGCTCGATCGATGGGTGTCGGTGTAACGGAAAATTCTGTGGGCTTAACGACCTTCAATAAAAGTCCGTTAATCTCGAGCACCAGCACACCTATGGAGCGCTTTAATACGTTGAATAAAGTGTCGGGAAATCCGCCAGCCTCAACTTCAGCGCCGactataattgaaaataataatggcCCGACGGTGATCTCGAAtggtacaaaaataaaaaccgcAAGTGTCGGTTTGCAGGGTGGATTAAGACGAGCAGGTTTGTCCGATAAACCGATTTTACCTTCGGCATATTTTCCTAAAACATTGCATTAA